From a single Lonchura striata isolate bLonStr1 chromosome 13, bLonStr1.mat, whole genome shotgun sequence genomic region:
- the LOC144247058 gene encoding Fanconi anemia core complex-associated protein 24-like, with translation MRHFVYYRLLTADTTTTDPTKTAREHSWSKVIPRVYLLLKEDFKGGLMTTKAKLPVTAGSIVVPYGHVIGNEKWRGSELAQRLQGKVRLIFEDALGLVDFHLPNRTCILLISEADLVAGDEFKRRLVRFRNASSLRGIVIVEKTQISDQYYLGVQKLVVLELGMVLLPVANQGEASQLIIQLVREQSRDRGASPFLGKQRAQLPEAAVLQAVQRIPGVGKTKALLLLQRFGSIHRLCNAAIRELEQAVGQTVAQQIYTFLHS, from the exons ATGCGCCATTTCGTTTACTACAGGCTGTTGACTGCAGACACGACTACGACTGACCCTACTAAGACTGCCAGGGAACACAGCTGGAGTAAAGTCATCCCACG GGTATATCTGCTACTGAAGGAGGATTTTAAAGGAGGTCTGATGACAACAAAAGCAAAGCTTCCTGTGACAGCAGGATCTATAGTTGTCCCTTACGGGCATGTGATTGGAAATGAGAAGTGGAGAGGGTCAGAGCTAGCCCAAAGGCTACAAG GGAAAGTTAGACTCATCTTTGAAGATGCCTTGGGACTGGTGGACTTCCATCTTCCAAACAGAACTTGCATTTTACTTATTTCTGAAGCAGATTTGGTTGCAGGGGATGAATTCAAACGAAGATTGGTTAGATTTAGAAAT GCCAGCAGTCTTAGGGGAATTGTAATCGTAGAGAAAACCCAAATCAGTGATCAGTACTACCTAGGAGTACAAAAACTTGTTGTACTCGAACTTGGAATGGTGTTGCTTCCTGTGGCGAATCAAGGAGAAGCTTCTCAGCTTATTATTCAACTA GTgcgggagcagagcagggaccGCGGCGCCAGCCCCTTCCTCGGCAAGCAGCGCGCCCAGCTGCCAGAAGCCGCGGTGCTGCAGGCGGTGCAGCGCATCCCCGGCGTTGGGAAAACAAAAGCTCTGCTTTTACTGCAGCGCTTTGGAAGCATCCACCGGCTTTGTAACGCAGCCATCCGTGAGCTTGAGCAAGCAGTTGGACAAACAGTAGCGCAACAAATTTATACTTTTTTACATTCCTGA